One Streptococcus sp. DTU_2020_1001019_1_SI_AUS_MUR_006 DNA window includes the following coding sequences:
- a CDS encoding helix-turn-helix domain-containing protein, whose translation MGNLIERVGITPANLSILKTGKAKAIRFSTLEAIY comes from the coding sequence TTGGGCAATTTAATCGAACGTGTAGGTATTACTCCCGCAAATCTTTCAATACTGAAAACAGGCAAGGCTAAAGCTATCCGTTTTTCAACGCTTGAAGCTATCTACTAA
- the msrB gene encoding peptide-methionine (R)-S-oxide reductase MsrB — MNDKLKIIVFIGIIICIIIGFLFLLEKRSASYTDTTQIEKAAVSQGQKAKKKTEPSKDADLHDIYLAGGCFWGVEEYFSRVAGVTDAVSGYANGRGETTQYELIGQTGHAETVHVTYDANQISLKEILLHYFRIINPVSKNKQGNDVGTQYRTGVYYTDEKDLEVINQVFDQVAQKYDQPLAVEKEALRNFIVAEDYHQDYLQKNPNGYCHINVNQAAYPVIDASQYPKPSDDELKKLLSSEEYAVTQNGQTERAFSNRYWDKFEAGIYVDVATGEPLFSSKDKFESGCGWPSFTQPISPDVATYKEDKSYNMVRTEVRSRTGNSHLGHVFTDGPTEKGGLRYCINSLSIRFIPKDQMEEKGYGYLLDYVE; from the coding sequence ATGAATGATAAATTAAAAATAATTGTATTCATTGGAATCATCATTTGCATTATTATTGGATTTTTATTTCTTTTGGAAAAAAGGAGCGCAAGCTACACAGATACCACTCAAATCGAGAAGGCAGCAGTTAGTCAAGGACAAAAGGCCAAGAAAAAAACTGAGCCAAGTAAAGATGCTGACTTACATGATATCTATCTAGCGGGAGGTTGTTTCTGGGGAGTAGAAGAGTATTTTTCGCGAGTAGCGGGTGTGACAGATGCTGTTTCGGGCTATGCAAATGGTAGAGGAGAAACAACCCAGTATGAATTGATCGGCCAAACTGGGCATGCTGAGACTGTTCATGTGACCTATGATGCTAATCAAATCTCTCTAAAAGAGATCTTGCTTCATTATTTCCGCATTATCAATCCAGTCAGTAAGAATAAGCAGGGAAATGATGTGGGGACTCAGTACAGAACAGGAGTCTACTATACAGATGAGAAAGATTTAGAAGTCATCAATCAAGTTTTTGACCAAGTTGCTCAGAAATACGACCAGCCTCTAGCGGTTGAAAAGGAAGCCTTAAGAAATTTTATCGTGGCTGAGGACTACCACCAAGACTATCTCCAGAAAAACCCTAATGGATATTGCCATATCAATGTCAATCAGGCAGCCTATCCGGTCATTGATGCAAGTCAATATCCAAAACCGAGCGACGATGAATTGAAAAAACTTTTGTCTTCAGAGGAGTATGCCGTGACTCAAAATGGTCAAACAGAACGTGCCTTTTCAAATCGTTACTGGGATAAATTTGAAGCAGGTATTTATGTGGATGTTGCGACTGGCGAACCTCTCTTTTCTTCGAAAGATAAATTTGAGTCGGGTTGTGGTTGGCCAAGTTTTACCCAGCCGATCAGTCCAGATGTTGCGACCTATAAGGAAGACAAGTCATACAATATGGTCAGAACAGAAGTCAGAAGTCGAACAGGGAATTCTCACCTAGGACATGTCTTTACAGATGGACCTACAGAAAAGGGTGGGCTACGATATTGTATCAATAGTCTCTCCATTCGCTTTATTCCTAAGGATCAAATGGAAGAAAAGGGCTATGGCTATTTGTTGGATTATGTTGAGTGA
- a CDS encoding TlpA family protein disulfide reductase, translated as MKKWQATALVCTSFLCLSACKNQTTSEADKQNGDKQEQVSSQVAKNGEAVTDFELTGVDGKTYHLSDYKGKKVYLKFWASWCSICLASLPDTDELAKEESDDYVVLTVVSPGQKGEQAEEGFKKWYQGLDYKDLPVLLDPSGQLLASYGVRSYPTQAFIDKEGKLVKTQPGFMDKETILQTLKSID; from the coding sequence ATGAAAAAATGGCAAGCAACTGCATTGGTCTGCACTAGTTTTCTTTGTCTATCAGCTTGTAAAAATCAGACAACAAGCGAGGCTGATAAACAAAATGGAGACAAACAAGAGCAAGTTAGCTCTCAGGTAGCAAAAAACGGAGAAGCAGTTACAGACTTTGAACTCACGGGAGTTGATGGGAAAACCTATCATCTATCTGATTATAAGGGTAAAAAGGTCTATCTCAAATTTTGGGCATCTTGGTGCTCTATTTGTCTAGCTAGTTTACCTGATACCGATGAGCTGGCTAAAGAAGAAAGCGATGACTATGTTGTTTTGACAGTCGTTTCTCCTGGTCAAAAAGGCGAGCAAGCAGAAGAAGGCTTCAAGAAATGGTATCAGGGCTTGGACTATAAAGATTTACCAGTATTGTTAGACCCTTCGGGACAACTTTTAGCGAGTTACGGAGTTCGTTCTTATCCGACTCAGGCTTTTATCGATAAAGAAGGCAAACTAGTCAAGACCCAGCCAGGTTTTATGGACAAGGAAACTATTTTACAGACGCTAAAAAGCATAGATTAG
- a CDS encoding ISL3 family transposase has protein sequence MEQLHFITKLLDIKDPNIKILDIINMDTHKEIIAKLDYEAPSCPDCGSQMKKYDFQKPSKIPYLETTGMPTRILLRKRRFKCYQCSKMMVAVTSLVKKNHQIPRIINQKIAQKLIEKTSMTDIAHQLSISTSTVVRKLNDFRFKHDFSRLPEIMSWDEYAFTKGKMSFIAQDFDNLNIITVLEGRTQTIIRNHFLRYDRAVRCQVKIITMDMFSPYYNLAKQLFPCAKIVLDRFHIIQHLSRAMSRVRVQIMNQFERKSHEYKAIKRYWKLIQQDSRKLSDKRFYRPTFRMHLTNKEILDKLLSYSEDLKHHYNLYQLLLFHFQNKEADKFFGLIEDNLKQVHPLFQTVFKTFLKDKEKIVNALQLPYSNAKLEATNNLIKLIKRNAFGFRNFDNFKKRIFIALNIKMERTTIVLSRC, from the coding sequence ATGGAACAATTACATTTTATCACAAAACTACTCGATATCAAAGACCCAAACATCAAAATTCTAGATATTATCAATATGGATACTCACAAAGAAATCATCGCTAAACTGGATTATGAGGCTCCATCTTGTCCTGATTGCGGAAGTCAAATGAAGAAATATGACTTCCAAAAACCGTCGAAAATTCCTTACCTCGAAACGACTGGTATGCCTACTAGAATCCTCCTTAGAAAACGCCGTTTCAAGTGCTATCAGTGCTCGAAAATGATGGTCGCCGTGACCTCTCTCGTCAAGAAAAATCACCAAATTCCTCGTATTATCAATCAAAAAATTGCGCAAAAATTGATTGAAAAGACTTCTATGACTGATATTGCCCATCAGCTTTCCATTTCAACTTCAACTGTCGTTCGCAAGCTCAATGACTTCCGTTTTAAACATGACTTTAGCCGACTTCCTGAGATTATGTCTTGGGACGAGTATGCCTTTACCAAGGGAAAGATGAGTTTTATCGCACAAGATTTTGACAATCTCAACATTATCACCGTGCTTGAAGGTAGAACCCAGACTATCATCCGAAATCACTTTCTGCGCTACGATAGAGCCGTTCGCTGTCAGGTGAAAATAATTACTATGGATATGTTTAGTCCTTACTATAACTTGGCTAAACAGCTTTTTCCATGTGCTAAAATCGTTCTAGATCGCTTTCACATTATCCAACATCTTAGCCGTGCTATGAGTCGTGTCCGTGTTCAAATCATGAATCAATTTGAGCGAAAATCTCATGAATACAAGGCTATCAAGCGCTATTGGAAACTCATCCAACAAGATAGCCGTAAACTGAGTGATAAACGTTTTTATCGCCCTACTTTTCGCATGCACTTAACGAATAAAGAGATTCTAGACAAGCTTTTGAGCTATTCAGAAGACTTGAAACACCACTATAATCTCTATCAACTCTTGCTTTTTCACTTCCAGAATAAAGAAGCTGACAAATTTTTCGGACTTATTGAGGACAATCTGAAGCAGGTTCATCCTCTTTTTCAGACTGTCTTTAAGACATTTCTCAAGGACAAAGAGAAAATTGTCAACGCCCTTCAATTGCCCTATTCCAACGCTAAATTGGAAGCGACTAATAATCTCATTAAACTCATCAAACGAAATGCTTTTGGTTTTAGGAACTTTGACAACTTTAAGAAACGAATTTTTATCGCTCTGAATATAAAAATGGAGAGGACAACGATTGTCCTCTCCAGATGTTAG
- a CDS encoding IS5 family transposase (programmed frameshift), which produces MNYEVSKPLTDARFKRLVGVQRTTFEEMLAVLKTAYQRKHAKGGRTPKLSLEDLLMATLQYMREYRTYEQIAADFGIHESNLIRRSQWVESTLIQSGFTISKTHLSAEDTVIVDATEVKINRPKKQLANYSGKKKCHAMKAQAIVTSQGRIVSLDIAVNYCHDMKLFKMSRRNIGQAGKILADSGYQGLMKMYSQAQTPRKSSKLKPLTLEDKSYNHALSKERIKVENIFAKVKTFKIFSTTYRNRRKRFGLRMNLITGIINRELGF; this is translated from the exons ATGAATTATGAAGTAAGTAAACCATTAACTGATGCACGCTTTAAACGCCTTGTTGGTGTTCAGCGCACTACTTTTGAAGAGATGTTAGCCGTATTAAAAACAGCTTATCAACGTAAACACGCAAAAGGTGGACGGACCCCTAAGTTAAGCTTAGAAGATCTCCTCATGGCTACTCTTCAATACATGCGCGAATACCGTACTTATGAACAAATTGCGGCTGATTTTGGCATTCACGAAAGCAACTTAATTCGTCGGAGTCAATGGGTTGAATCAACTCTTATTCAAAGTGGCTTTACGATTTCAAAAACTCATCTTAGTGCTGAGGATACGGTGATTGTGGATGCAACAGAGGTAAAAATAAATCGTCCTAAAAAA CAACTAGCCAATTATTCTGGTAAAAAGAAATGCCATGCTATGAAGGCTCAAGCGATTGTCACAAGCCAAGGGAGAATTGTTTCTTTGGATATTGCAGTGAACTATTGCCACGATATGAAATTGTTCAAAATGAGTCGCAGAAATATCGGACAAGCTGGTAAAATCTTGGCTGACAGTGGTTATCAAGGACTCATGAAGATGTATTCACAAGCGCAAACTCCGAGGAAATCAAGCAAACTTAAGCCACTAACTCTTGAAGATAAATCCTATAACCATGCGCTATCTAAAGAGAGAATCAAGGTTGAGAATATTTTTGCCAAAGTAAAAACGTTTAAAATATTTTCAACAACCTATCGAAATCGACGCAAACGGTTTGGATTACGAATGAATTTGATTACTGGCATTATCAATCGTGAACTAGGATTCTAG